Proteins from one Xenopus tropicalis strain Nigerian chromosome 1, UCB_Xtro_10.0, whole genome shotgun sequence genomic window:
- the LOC100493091 gene encoding lysosomal-associated transmembrane protein 5, with protein MVTQEQPRCCGYFNVRSVVLGVAVYYVFLSLQVLVWETVSVIKCPGECPAPWSSPGSVAVVYSLGLVLLFLSLCLLYGVLRRRPGLLLPFLAFQIIDFLGSLLLFCGLFMRFPAELRLISTRPYLAGLEEQEKPTVVEDLVLVVFLSLLMLLLKLYLIRCVLTYYRFLLTRSPPTQPGDDGLAVIVVPGCEKNPLLLPTYEEAIKMPTKDTPPPPYSQEPTPAQQQSKESE; from the coding sequence ATGGTAACCCAGGAGCAGCCCCGGTGTTGCGGCTATTTCAATGTCCGCTCGGTGGTACTGGGGGTGGCCGTGTATTATGTGTTCCTCAGCCTGCAGGTGCTGGTATGGGAGACGGTGTCAGTGATTAAATGCCCCGGCGAGTGCCCCGCACCGTGGAGTTCGCCCGGGTCTGTGGCGGTGGTTTACTCCCTCGGCCTGGTACTACTTTTCCTCAGTCTGTGCTTACTGTATGGGGTGTTACGCAGGCGCCCAGGCCTCCTCCTTCCGTTCCTGGCTTTCCAGATTATTGACTTCCTGGGGTCTCTGCTTCTCTTCTGTGGCCTGTTCATGCGCTTCCCTGCCGAGCTGCGGCTGATAAGCACTAGGCCTTACCTGGCTGGCCTTGAGGAGCAGGAAAAGCCAACTGTAGTCGAAGACCTCGTCCTTGTGGTTTTCCTGTCCTTGCTGATGCTCCTGCTGAAGCTGTATCTGATCCGCTGTGTGCTCACCTATTACCGCTTCCTGCTCACACGGTCGCCCCCGACACAACCTGGAGACGACGGCTTGGCCGTGATCGTGGTACCTGGATGTGAGAAGAACCCTCTACTTCTCCCCACCTATGAGGAGGCGATAAAAATGCCAACCAAAGATACCCCGCCACCACCATACAGCCAGGAACCTACCCCAGCACAACAACAAAGCAAGGAGTCCGAGTAA